The Caproicibacterium lactatifermentans genome contains a region encoding:
- a CDS encoding NADH peroxidase, with protein sequence MKKWVCSVCGYVYEGDQPPEKCPQCGAPKSKFKEQVAAAGFACEHEVGVAQGCDPEVYQGLKDNFNGECSEVGMYLAMSRQAEREGYPEIAEAYKRYAFEEAEHASKFAELLGEVVTKSTKKNLEMRVEAEAGACAGKLALAKKAKALNYDAIHDTVHEMAKDEARHGCGFKGLLKRYFGE encoded by the coding sequence ATGAAAAAATGGGTTTGTTCTGTATGTGGTTATGTTTATGAAGGTGACCAGCCGCCGGAGAAGTGCCCACAGTGTGGTGCACCGAAGAGCAAGTTTAAAGAGCAGGTTGCTGCAGCTGGCTTTGCCTGTGAGCACGAAGTGGGTGTCGCACAGGGCTGCGACCCGGAAGTCTATCAGGGCCTCAAGGACAACTTTAACGGCGAGTGCAGTGAAGTTGGCATGTACCTTGCAATGAGCCGTCAGGCAGAGCGCGAAGGTTATCCGGAAATTGCAGAAGCCTATAAACGCTACGCTTTTGAAGAAGCAGAGCATGCTTCCAAGTTTGCGGAGCTACTTGGTGAGGTAGTCACAAAGAGCACCAAGAAGAATCTGGAAATGCGTGTAGAGGCAGAGGCCGGTGCCTGCGCCGGAAAGCTGGCGCTTGCCAAGAAAGCAAAGGCACTGAACTACGATGCTATCCATGACACCGTTCACGAAATGGCGAAGGATGAAGCCCGTCACGGTTGTGGCTTTAAGGGACTTCTGAAACGTTATTTTGGGGAATAA
- a CDS encoding Fur family transcriptional regulator, whose translation MEKKQNFSRKREAILETLKATKTHPTAEWVYEQLKPSFPDLSLGTIYRNLGRFKKNGTIITVGVVNGQERYDADVSPHSHFVCTHCGAVLDINMEFLGPEDSAKVSRMLGAKVESHQIVFRGLCAACAAECKTNQGA comes from the coding sequence ATGGAAAAAAAGCAGAATTTCAGCCGTAAAAGAGAAGCAATTCTAGAAACACTAAAGGCGACCAAAACACACCCGACAGCGGAGTGGGTATATGAACAACTGAAACCGTCTTTCCCGGACCTTAGCCTCGGAACTATTTACCGCAATCTTGGCCGTTTTAAAAAGAACGGAACCATTATTACAGTTGGCGTTGTCAATGGACAGGAACGGTACGATGCAGATGTTTCTCCCCATTCGCACTTTGTATGTACACACTGCGGCGCTGTTTTGGACATCAATATGGAGTTTCTAGGACCGGAAGACAGCGCAAAGGTTTCCCGTATGCTGGGAGCCAAGGTGGAAAGTCACCAAATTGTTTTTCGGGGACTGTGTGCCGCCTGTGCTGCTGAATGCAAGACCAATCAGGGCGCATAA
- a CDS encoding LPD28 domain-containing protein, translating to MSVNAREEEYEHVELFGRPALFTNSRIDRGTVPEGFHCYDLHGSDRDPGKPTTVENRVAVHHAGTVLTAEPITIPREGFRRLRGGLNFLGECLTLPEFCEKQNLRLPPDDRKFILRPASPSEAGFFFALPKGRDAELGTIGHMRIDFGGEGKEFWHTWWPRGDEELNSPEFKAEMKELVNELKETGPLKSLSTMSGYCGGHGGQIEGGGRQNYGYIVETEHYRYCLRCNPGPGDYQAYLTAFDLRVQRVNMKQKTPAQDCGLEDRIGDQTPEQGITMGGL from the coding sequence GTGAGCGTAAACGCCAGAGAAGAAGAATATGAGCATGTGGAGCTGTTCGGCCGGCCCGCGCTTTTTACGAATTCCCGCATTGACCGCGGCACCGTGCCGGAAGGCTTTCACTGCTATGACCTGCACGGCTCGGACCGTGACCCCGGAAAACCGACGACGGTGGAAAATCGGGTGGCCGTCCATCACGCCGGTACGGTGCTGACAGCCGAGCCAATCACCATTCCCAGGGAGGGCTTTCGCCGATTGCGCGGCGGCCTCAACTTTCTCGGTGAATGTCTGACGCTCCCGGAATTCTGTGAAAAGCAAAATCTCAGGCTCCCACCCGACGACCGGAAGTTTATTCTGCGGCCTGCCTCTCCCAGTGAGGCGGGCTTTTTTTTCGCCCTGCCGAAAGGACGGGACGCGGAGCTTGGAACCATTGGCCATATGCGGATCGATTTCGGCGGTGAAGGAAAGGAGTTCTGGCACACATGGTGGCCGAGGGGCGACGAGGAATTGAACAGCCCCGAATTCAAAGCGGAGATGAAAGAGCTGGTGAATGAACTGAAGGAAACCGGTCCGCTGAAAAGTCTCAGCACCATGTCCGGCTACTGCGGCGGGCATGGCGGCCAGATCGAGGGCGGCGGGCGGCAGAACTATGGCTACATCGTGGAAACGGAGCATTACCGCTACTGCCTGCGGTGCAATCCCGGTCCCGGAGATTATCAGGCGTACCTGACAGCTTTCGATCTGCGGGTACAGAGGGTGAATATGAAACAGAAAACGCCCGCGCAGGATTGCGGCCTTGAAGATAGAATCGGGGATCAGACGCCCGAACAGGGCATCACGATGGGAGGCTTATGA
- a CDS encoding DUF4314 domain-containing protein codes for MRQHPKWLEFLREQYPPGTRIRLAQMNDPYSPVPPGTEGTLEYIDDAGQFQINWDNGRTLALIPSEDHFSVIPRPLQTLKLYMPLTVTTYERDEYGDMDNDPVELDSRTVLPYEDHILAAILKERAPEEAERGLMKYYGADDAVNDKVRSYVFTVERVQGQLMGVAECRIKSELTAEELERLKGNISGQASDGFGEGFEQRPIKTPDGEIYVSLWSSEKGWNIMTQDELEQSQQMGGMRLDQQ; via the coding sequence ATGAGACAGCATCCGAAATGGCTGGAGTTTTTACGCGAGCAGTACCCGCCGGGCACACGTATCCGGCTCGCACAGATGAACGATCCCTATTCCCCCGTGCCGCCCGGCACCGAGGGGACGCTCGAGTACATCGACGACGCGGGCCAGTTCCAGATAAATTGGGACAACGGCCGCACCCTCGCGCTCATCCCCAGTGAAGATCACTTTTCCGTCATTCCGCGGCCGCTCCAGACTCTCAAGCTCTACATGCCGCTCACCGTCACCACCTATGAGCGCGACGAATACGGCGACATGGACAACGATCCCGTCGAGCTTGACAGCCGGACGGTCCTTCCCTATGAGGATCATATCCTCGCCGCCATTCTGAAGGAGCGCGCGCCGGAGGAAGCGGAGCGCGGCCTCATGAAATACTATGGCGCGGACGACGCTGTAAACGACAAGGTGAGGTCTTATGTTTTCACGGTGGAACGTGTCCAGGGCCAATTGATGGGAGTCGCTGAGTGCCGCATCAAGAGCGAACTGACAGCTGAGGAACTGGAACGGCTAAAGGGGAACATCTCCGGCCAGGCGTCCGATGGGTTTGGGGAAGGATTTGAGCAGCGGCCGATCAAGACCCCGGACGGTGAGATTTACGTCAGCCTGTGGAGCAGCGAGAAAGGCTGGAACATCATGACGCAGGATGAGCTGGAGCAGAGCCAGCAGATGGGAGGCATGCGGCTTGATCAACAATAA
- a CDS encoding antirestriction protein ArdA, whose translation MINNKRIMELEISRPGTFGSNTSSTIALPATPYELLDALDRARVTDERVIYSTEILRCELDYLPQFLSPSSNLYEMNHLSQRLASLSDWELDCFEGMVMMDAIQNSYALIPVERLINMTASMEHCQIAYEAHNDESLGKFYAENGFVPQLDSLPDNIYAWLDFGKIGKEMREGEGGVFTPHGYVVQNGMIARLYQSGEAVPAEKPDYTVLLRVTKGHFNDPESDNGLSALLKLPAGDQELFQAVKEVDAISPEDCSFVAVDCAIPQLTEKITDELEATNGDCYGLVNELAGQLRHLDREGGVPICKAMLMSAPEDISLEEVLDLAYQTDEFRLLRETATPADYAKAELAKCTIPLKEELFASDAALCYYGEKLMEHDKASSTEYGILVARGGQTVEQCLNRPEPQMEMR comes from the coding sequence TTGATCAACAATAAAAGAATCATGGAGCTGGAGATCAGCCGTCCCGGTACGTTCGGCTCGAATACTTCGTCGACAATTGCGTTGCCCGCCACCCCCTATGAGCTGTTGGATGCACTGGACAGGGCGCGCGTGACCGACGAACGGGTTATCTACTCCACGGAAATCCTGCGCTGCGAGCTGGACTACCTGCCCCAATTTCTCAGCCCCAGCTCCAACCTGTATGAAATGAACCATCTCTCCCAGCGGCTGGCCTCACTCAGCGATTGGGAGCTGGACTGCTTCGAGGGGATGGTGATGATGGATGCTATCCAGAACAGCTATGCTTTGATCCCTGTGGAGCGGCTGATCAACATGACCGCCAGTATGGAGCACTGTCAGATCGCCTACGAAGCACACAACGACGAATCCCTCGGCAAATTTTATGCGGAAAACGGCTTCGTGCCGCAACTGGACAGCCTGCCGGACAATATCTACGCATGGCTGGACTTCGGCAAGATCGGAAAAGAGATGCGCGAGGGCGAAGGCGGCGTCTTTACCCCGCACGGCTATGTGGTGCAGAACGGTATGATCGCGCGGCTGTATCAGAGCGGAGAGGCCGTCCCCGCCGAGAAGCCGGACTACACGGTGCTCCTGCGCGTGACCAAAGGGCATTTCAACGATCCCGAATCTGACAACGGTCTCTCCGCACTTCTGAAGCTGCCCGCCGGCGATCAGGAGCTTTTTCAAGCGGTGAAGGAGGTGGACGCGATATCGCCGGAGGACTGCTCGTTTGTCGCCGTGGACTGCGCCATTCCGCAATTGACGGAGAAAATCACAGATGAGCTGGAAGCAACAAATGGCGATTGCTACGGTCTGGTCAATGAGCTGGCAGGACAGCTACGGCATCTTGACCGCGAGGGCGGCGTCCCCATTTGCAAGGCGATGCTGATGTCGGCGCCCGAGGACATCTCTCTGGAGGAAGTGCTCGACCTCGCGTATCAGACTGACGAATTCAGGCTTCTGCGGGAAACCGCGACCCCTGCGGATTACGCGAAAGCGGAGCTTGCGAAATGTACGATCCCGCTGAAAGAAGAACTGTTTGCCAGCGATGCTGCCCTTTGTTACTACGGTGAAAAGCTCATGGAGCACGACAAGGCTTCCTCTACCGAATACGGCATTCTCGTCGCACGGGGCGGTCAGACGGTGGAACAGTGCCTGAACCGACCCGAACCGCAAATGGAAATGAGGTAA